A stretch of Brassica napus cultivar Da-Ae chromosome C6, Da-Ae, whole genome shotgun sequence DNA encodes these proteins:
- the LOC106406756 gene encoding TSK-associating protein 1 isoform X5 has product MNFLALGLSLCLVLSSFHGVSCQDDGAASRLSHLDLIEREYQDSVNALQGKEDQSASIQSENQKNTTATDRNTISLSLSDESEAGAVSDESVKSSSLLDDIELEIEAHLNGLNQAGSADVNAESKYDQVLYAKRQKMLEDIERDFEAASSASLEQIKTDELSEGIDEQQSAKTQSLLDEIEREFETATKDLEQLKVNDFTGDKLDEEQSAKRKSMLEAIEREFEAAVEGLEELKVSDSTGSKDDEEQSAKRLSVLEEIEREFEAATESLKQLQVDGSSEDTEQTGKRQSMLDEIEREFEAATRDLKQLNDFTEGADDEQSAKRNSVVEEMEREFEAATKKLNYLAEGSDNEEQSAKRKTMLEEMEREFEAAIGGLKQIKDDESKYTEEQASKRKIMLEEIEREFEEARSGFSTNANKEGSAKKHSITLESLGLGQSGVCGCFNQDKAGLKQDEDASIAISTKYSIEEILTEESSLQGTDTSSSLTKSLTQLVENHRKEKESHNVHTSSTSESAATSETVESLRAKLRELRGLTARQLVTRQDFESIILMAATFEELSSAPISYISRLAKYGNVIKEGLEASERVHMAKARATMLKETSREKQIFVDANFEEAKKLAQRGDALYVRIFAIKKLLKKLETERESVDVMFKEIVKGLSHLLVDASEAYEEYHGAVRKAKDEQAAEEFAREATQSAEMIWVKFLSSL; this is encoded by the exons ATGAATTTTCTCGCGCTGGGTTTGTCTCTGTGTCTTGTTCTTTCGAGTTTCCATGGCGTTTCTTGTCAG GATGATGGTGCTGCTAGTAGGTTGAGTCATCTGGATCTAATCGAACGTGAGTACCAAG ATAGTGTCAATGCTCTTCAAGGCAAGGAAGATCAGT CTGCAAGTATTCAGAGTGAGAACCAGAAGAACACTACAGCGACTGATAGGAACACTATTTCTCTGTCTCTATCAGATGAATCTGAG GCTGGAGCTGTGAGTGATGAAAGTGTTAAGAGTTCGAGTCTGTTGGATGACATAGAACTTGAAATTGAAG CTCATCTCAATGGTCTTAACCAAGCTGGATCCGCTGATGTTAATGCTGAATCCAAATATGATCAAGTATTAT ATGCTAAGAGACAGAAGATGTTGGAAGACATCGAACGCGATTTTGAAG CTGCTTCATCAGCAAGTTTGGAACAAATAAAGACTGATGAATTAAGTGAAGGAATTGATGAGCAACAAT CTGCAAAGACACAAAGTTTGCTGGACGAGATCGAACGCGAATTTGAAA CTGCTACAAAAGATCTTGAACAACTAAAGGTTAATGACTTCACTGGGGACAAGCTTGACGAAGAACAAT CTGCAAAGAGAAAAAGCATGCTTGAAGCTATTGAACGCGAGTTTGAAG CTGCTGTTGAAGGCCTTGAAGAACTAAAGGTTTCTGATTCTACCGGAAGCAAGGATGATGAAGAACAAT CTGCAAAGAGACTAAGCGTGCTGGAAGAGATTGAACGGGAATTCGAAG CTGCTACAGAGAGCCTTAAGCAACTTCAAGTTGATGGTTCGAGTGAAGACACAGAACAAA CTGGAAAGAGGCAAAGTATGCTTGACGAGATTGAACGTGAATTTGAAG CTGCTACACGTGATCTTAAGCAGCTAAATGATTTCACTGAAGGAGCTGATGATGAACAAT CTGCAAAGAGAAACAGTGTAGTAGAAGAGATGGAACGTGAGTTTGAAG CTGctacaaaaaaacttaattatttaGCTGAAGGCAGTGACAATGAAGAACAAT CTGCAAAGAGGAAGACTATGCTTGAAGAGATGGAACGTGAATTTGAAG CTGCCATTGGAGGTCTTAAACAGATCAAAGATGACGAATCTAAGTACACTGAAGAACAAG CATCTAAGAGAAAGATAATGTTGGAAGAGATCGAACGCGAATTCGAAG AAGCTCGAAGTGGCTTTAGCACAAATGCTAATAAAGAAGGAT CTGCAAAGAAACATAGTATTACATTAGAGTCTCTTGGACTAGGACAGTCAGGTGTCTGTGGCTGTTTTAATCAAGACAAAGCTGGTTTAAAGCAAGACGAAGATGCTTCAATCGCTATATCAACAAAATATAGCATAGAAGAGATCCTCACTGAAGAATCTTCACTCCAG gGCACAGATACTTCTTCTAGTCTCACTAAGTCTTTGACTCAACTAGTTGAGAATCACAGGAAAGAAAAGGAATCTCATAATGTGCACACTTCATCCACAAGTGAATCAGCAGCCACATCAGAGACTGTAGAGAGCCTTAGAGCTAAACTGAGAGAGCTTCGTGGCTTAACCGCTCGTCAGCTCGTGACACGCCAAGATTTTGAGAGCATTATCCTTATGGCTGCAACTTTCGAAGAGCTAAGCTCAGCTCCCATCAGTTACATTTCTAGGTTAGCTAAATACGGAAACGTCATAAAAGAAGGACTTGAAGCTTCTGAGAGAGTCCACATGGCAAAGGCAAGAGCCACAATGCTCAAAGAGACTTCCAGGGAGAAGCAGATCTTCGTGGACGCTAACTTCGAAGAGGCTAAGAAGCTTGCTCAAAGAGGAGACGCCTTGTACGTTAGAATCTTTGCGATCAAGAAactgttgaagaagcttgaAACTGAGAGAGAATCTGTTGATGTGATGTTTAAGGAGATTGTGAAAGGTCTTTCTCATCTTCTTGTTGATGCTTCTGAGGCCTATGAAGAGTATCATGGAGCTGTAAGGAAGGCTAAAGACGAGCAAGCAGCTGAGGAGTTTGCGAGAGAGGCAACGCAGAGTGCAGAGATGATATGGGTTAAGTTTCTTAGTTCTCTTTAG